The following DNA comes from Populus trichocarpa isolate Nisqually-1 chromosome 19, P.trichocarpa_v4.1, whole genome shotgun sequence.
ACTAATACTTTGGGATGTTGTCAGTGGAGAGAAGATTACACGTATTACTCTTCATCACACCCCACTACTAGCCCGGCTACATCCTGGTTCCTCTCTTCCATCTCTCTGCCTGACATGCCCTCTTTCATCTGCTCCCATGATTGTAGATTTTAACACGGGAAACACTACTGTGCTACCAGTTACAGTACCTGAAGCGGACAGTGGACCTGCCCCTCCATCACGTAATAAACCCTCTGATGGTCCCCCTTACACCCCAACTGCTGCATGCTTTAACAAGTTTGGGGATCTGGTTTATGTGGGAAACTCTAAAGGAGAAATACTTATAATAGATCACAAAAGCATTCAAGTGCATGCCATGGTTCCCACTCCTGGTGGTGCAGTTATCAAGAACATAGTGTTCAGCAGAGATGGTCAGTATCTTCTCACAAATTCAAATGACCGGACAATCAGGATATATGAAAATCTTCTTCCACTGAAAGATGGTCTCACTGTGCTGGGGCACCTGAACAAGACTGTTGATGAGGTAGCTGGTGTTGAGAAAATGAAGGCTGTTGGATCAAAGTGCTTAGCACTTTTCCGGGAGTTCCAGGATACTATCACCAAAGTGCACTGGAAAGCACCTTGTTTCAGTGGTGATGGGGAATGGGTGATCGGTGGTTCTGCAAGCAAGGGAGAGCACAAGATCTACATATGGGATAGGGTTGGACATCTTGTAAAAATCCTTGAAGGTCCAAAAGAGGCATTGATTGATTTAGCATGGCATCCTGTTCACCCCATTATCGTCTCTGTTTCCTTGACTGGCATGGTTTATGTTTGGGCTAAGGACCATACTGAGAACTGGAGTGCATTTGCCCCGGACTTCAAAGAGCTAGAGGAGAATGAGGAGTATGTGGAACGCGAAGATGAATTTGATTTGATACCTGAAACTGAAAAGGTAAACACAAAAAGGCTGGTTGAGCTAGTCTTTTGTCCATTTCTATGTTTCTCAAAGTATATGTATGCTTGCAGGTAAAAGAATCAGATattaatgaagatgatgaagttgaTATTGTAACAGTGGAGAAAGATGCTTTCAGTGATTCAGATATGTCTCAAGAAGAAATATGTTTCTTGCCAGCTACCCCATGTCCTGACGTTCCTGAGCAACAAGACAAGTGTGTGGGAAGTTCTTCAAAGTTGATGGATTCTAATAACTCTGGATCCCCGCTTTCTGAAGAAGCTGGACAGAATGGACAAGCAATGAATCATGCATCAAGTCCTCTTGAAGGTAACaccatatgtatttttaaagattCTTAAGTGGTGATTTTCTTATAACTAATGATCATGCTGTGAGGTTTGTTAATATTCTCACTTCATACCATGAACTGGGATTCAAGATTTATCTtaaaaacattaacattttcCACATGCCTGATTTGTCAATAATTGTAGACCACACTATACTTGTCTTTCTAGGAAAATGCTGTTTGTGTATGATAGTTGATCTCCAAtgtgaaaaatgaaattgtatAGTTTTAGCAGATGGAATTCTGATGATATCATGCCTAAATTCCTAGGCTTTTGGTATTCGAGTCTTTTAAGCAACCTGACTCTAAAGTGTTCCGTGTTAATTTATTTGTCAAGTGGTGTCTAACTCGTATGCTGCAATGGATTCTCTTACAGAGGACACAGGAGGGACACGCATGAAGAGAAAACGAAAACCTTCAGAAAAGGGGTTGGAATTGCAGGCAGAGAAGGGCAGGAAACCCTTGAAATCTTATGGTAGAGTGTCAAAAGTAAGGAGTAAACCTGTTGCTGATCTGGATATCACTAACGGAATATATGGGGATGATATTTCTGACTGAGTATAGCTAGGTTATAGTTGACATACATTTAGTATTTGTACCTGCAAAGCTTCCTTATTCAGCAGGAAAACTTCGTCGGCATCATTTATTAGTTAAACAAgttttgcaaaatcaaataCAGTATTTTTAGTGGTGCTCGAATTGTATCCCCAGTCCCCACCAAGTTCACTAGAAGCGCAACAACGGTCTTGACATTCTTTGACATTAAAAGCTTATGACTGAGAACCCATGCAACAGGATTATTTTATTGCCAATGTACAGTCTTTTGCAGCATCATCGATTGGTAGTTTTCATGCAATGTTCCTGTAAGAGCTAAACAACTCTGCCGCTGCCAATTATGAAACATGTCATCTAGGAAAGGGAAATATGATATGTGGAAagagatgtgtttttttttattattattaatagtcAACTTTCTTGGAAATCATGGAACTTGCACTACCAACTTGATTAAATGCACTAACCCTCTTCATTGCAGAGTTGACGTAAAACTATCCGGATGTCAAATGGCAAGTAGAACGTCTAATCATATTCTGATGGAAGAATGATGGCTGAATGCAGGCCATAGTTCTTTAAGCAAATTCACCAGTCTTTCGTTTGCTTCGATTCAGCCTGAATGTGTAATATACCCTTCAGTCACTTGTTAGATCAACTGTTTGTTATAATGCAACTCTTACCTGCCAATCCATCTTTGTTCTCCTAGCAGAGCAGGTGGTAATAACCATATCATAAAAACAGGGCACAAGTAGTCACATGCCTTTGGGGCTTCTTATAGCTGTGATACTCACTACCAACCATGATTGCCCATTATTAACCCATTAATGCCGAAATTATAAAGTTCCTCTCATTTCAAATACATGGTTATGgctaggggtgattattttttgttcggtttaaatttcttaaaatacaaaaaataaaatcgaaatcGGGTCCAACcatatggtttttgtttggtttggtttggttattttatattaaaaaccaaaaactatattgtttttaggcttttttttggactttctaatggaattgattttggtttggtttttcgATTTCGTTCGGTTCggtttatttttaactattcGGTTGAGGTTTTTCGGttttagacttataaaaccaacgaaccgaaccgaatattttttaaaatattataattggtttaattgggtttttttaatagttcagattttttaatttttttttattttcttaatttaatcagtttcctagttttttttttcatctctaattACATGATGAATacgttaatttcattttaatttttaaaaattctttttggaaTAATTAGgattgcttcttttttaatctcCCAAGTTGACAATGCATGTACGTCAGCTTTAATGACAAATGGCACCGTTGGGCTCATTGCTGGCCAAGACCACTTCCAAGTCTACTTGGTGCCTCACTTTGGATGATTGTACAAGCTAAAGGGATTGCTTGGAAACATTATCTCCatgaaataaattcattatccatcaattaaaagaaatttagataTATCTTATCTACCGGATTTGAATATACAAtatctattatttattgttatttaatatttaacataaaataaaataataatatgttttttaatatatatatatatatatatattaaatgataaatattatacgCATCATGTCAATAATAAAATGCGtataatatattgaattaaaaaatataaatattgtagaaatatttttataatacaaacATATATCTTGGATTGGATTTCGGATtggtttgataatatttatattatatttattatttattaaataaaataattatctaaaaaaacttatttatttaaatcaaatcaatttagtaTCTACTAAATTCAGATTAAATTAcatgtttaaatttaatatgagACATAGACCATTATAAAGAGCCCCTTTTATAACTTGAAATAGAAGGTGGCCAGCAAATGGAGATCAACACTACTAATTCATATTCATGGAATTCGATCTATAGGAATTAAAATTAAGTATATGAAATGAATTGAATCTTGAGAAACTCATCAAACACTAACACCCCCACCACATCACCTTCGAAAATTGAGAAactaagaggaaaaaaaaaagaaaagggaattctCAAATTAGTCCCAAAGTATCTTCTAATTTTCAATAAGATTCCaaccaaaaaatttatatcaattgAACCTCCCACATGCTACTATTCCTCAATCATATCCATTAATCTTTTCCCTAAAGTGCATATTGCATGCAATtaaatgataatgatttttttttaatagctagTGATGATCTTAAATGAGAGATCTAATTGAGGAACTCTAGAGGtaagggacttaattgaaattgtATATTATACGTGGACCTATTTATCAATTAGTAAAATGGTTAGGGGCTAATCTAtggttttcttttaagaaaaaagctTGCACGTGTGCATATGTATCTCTTGGAAGGTTCGAAACAATTGTCCAAGGCAGACAAGTGGAACACGTTCCTCATATGGGCACTCAGCAAATTCTTCCTCGTGTTAATCAATCTTGAACAATTATGAAGTTGTGAAAACTTCATATAGTAATTAGCTTTTTATATGTAAGTTCGGATATAGGTTTTGTATATCAAAATAGGAGATCTTCTAAAAAATAACGGAataatcttttgaaaaaaaaaataatttttttgctcaacttaaataaaattaagtttatttttttaaaaaaaatatgtaagataataataacagtAATTAAACTAAAGTtagctaaatataaaaattgagggaccaaatgtatttcaagtaaaaaataaataaataatttcatattgtaaacaaaaacaattaatgctTGTGATATTTGCGGTCTCTGGTCTTTGGTTTgagaattatctttttttaattaagttagtttaggaaaaaaaaattaaaacagtaaTGAATATGTctagaattttatttagaatcaGCCAAAAATATTTGAGGATATCCCAActgttaaaaacatattatttatatacTAAAACACACACGTGAGATTTTCacgatatatttattattgtgtgtttttttttttactttgatcctccaacttaaaaaatcactcaaattatataattgtgGTCCCTCAAAATTGTTCCAATTCCATTTTGATAccaagaattatttttgttatttttagatccCTGgttaagagagaagagagagaggtcGTCGGATTTCGGCAGTAGAGAAAGAAACTTGATATTGACACCGATTTAGGccatcaaaataaaagatttctATGTCAAATTGTTTCATTTGATGCGGGGAGtttatattaggtgtttttgtaCCTTAAAAATTCGTGAAAAAATAGATCTgaatttagattgattttttgtttcggGTTGAGTTCAGTTTTTTGAAcaatgttttgggttttttaggcCAATAATGAGTTTCTCATGGTTTCTAGGgtgttttatatgtgttttgggTGAAAAATAGATTGCAAAACAGGTTTTTAGGTTTAAAGAGCATAAATTCTGATTTTCCGGTCATCACAGTGATCGTAATCTAGATAAAATAGGGGGGTATGACTGTCAGACCCATGGGCATGAATTGAGTTTGGTAGCCATGCCAAATCCAAGGTGCTGGGATCATGCAACTATATCAGATCCAAGCGCCTTGGATCAAGCAAGAATTGAGTCTAGCAATCGTGCTCTTGGGTCTGGGATGACTGCCTGACCCAAGCACCTTGGGTCAGGCATGGATTGAGTCCGACATGACTGCGTGATCCAATCGCTTTGGGTGTGGCAgacatgccagacccaaggcgCTTGGGTCTGGCAGGCATGCCCGAACCCGACTCAATATCTTGGGTCCGGCATGATTGTCAGACCTAATACCTTGGGTCGGAGAAGCTTGCTagacccaatatttttttttatcaatttaatgttttatttttcaagattaaatatcttgatgtaTATCTGTTAATCGAtttt
Coding sequences within:
- the LOC18107985 gene encoding protein RBL, which translates into the protein MNAPIIDPLQGDFPEVIEEYLHHGVTKCIAFNRRGTLLAAGCADGSCVIWDFETRGVAKELRDKDCIAAITSICWSKYGHRILVSSADKSLILWDVVSGEKITRITLHHTPLLARLHPGSSLPSLCLTCPLSSAPMIVDFNTGNTTVLPVTVPEADSGPAPPSRNKPSDGPPYTPTAACFNKFGDLVYVGNSKGEILIIDHKSIQVHAMVPTPGGAVIKNIVFSRDGQYLLTNSNDRTIRIYENLLPLKDGLTVLGHLNKTVDEVAGVEKMKAVGSKCLALFREFQDTITKVHWKAPCFSGDGEWVIGGSASKGEHKIYIWDRVGHLVKILEGPKEALIDLAWHPVHPIIVSVSLTGMVYVWAKDHTENWSAFAPDFKELEENEEYVEREDEFDLIPETEKVKESDINEDDEVDIVTVEKDAFSDSDMSQEEICFLPATPCPDVPEQQDKCVGSSSKLMDSNNSGSPLSEEAGQNGQAMNHASSPLEEDTGGTRMKRKRKPSEKGLELQAEKGRKPLKSYGRVSKVRSKPVADLDITNGIYGDDISD